The Pseudophryne corroboree isolate aPseCor3 chromosome 12, aPseCor3.hap2, whole genome shotgun sequence genomic sequence TGTATACGGAGGGGCCTCCTGCCACCTCGTCCCCCGGGGCAGAGCCCCCTCCTCACCAGGCTCCCATAGGCCATCACCAGAACCACGTTGACCCCGGACAGCCAGTTGCTCTTGTTGGGCGCCATCTCCCCCTTGCCAACGGCGCTTCCGCGTTCCCTCAGGTCAGGTGACCTCCCCAgggacgaaaccccgccccccgtacTACCATCCTATCAGCGGCCGAGCGAGAGGTGGAACGCAGCGCGTCCGGGGGGCGGAGCGACGGTGAGGTCACATGGTGTGCGAGAGGGAGGAGCGGCGGCGGCGAGGTCACGTGGTGAGAGGAGAGAGCGGAGGGGCCGCAGGTAAGGACGGAGCGCGGCTGCCGCACGGTGGGAGGGGGGAGATTCCGGGAGTGGAGGGGACAACCGGGCGGGGACTGGGCCCGGAGAGGGATAGAGGAGCCCGGGGGACCGGGCTGTAGCCCCGCTGCGACCCCAAGCCCCACTCGCACACCGCGGCCTGCAGGCCGGCCAAAGCCTCGGGCTCGAGTAGGAATCCCCGCCGCCCATCTGCACATCTATCCGGCGCACAGCTCCCGGTCTGAGGGCCACATCCCCGAGTTGTCCAGAAGCCTGATGCCGGCCAGATGGGTGCTGGGAGCCGGGTGTGAGTGTCCTCTGGCCGCAGGGCCAGGCTGAGAGCTCACACAGGGGGCCCTGATAcccttcccccagcccctggggaaccacaagtcccagccagCCAATCTCTGCCCATATTTTGGGCATGCTGGGGTTTGTAGTTCACCAGCTGCTAGGGCAGCAGATGATGGGCCCATCCTCATGTTCCCTGCAGTGCCATACACAATGTTCCCGGCGTGTGGTGTTGCCACGGTGACTCTAACCTGGGCCAAGGAGCTTACACTCTAACAAGGGTGGTACAGGCTGGAGCCTCGCACATCTAGTTCCAGTGTCCTACAGCGACCCTTTATCTCTTGGTCACATGATGCCCATCGCACTGCCCTTTCCCTGGCACGCCGGCCGTGTAATAGACTGCGTACGCTCATCCTCCTAACCGACCACAGGGAACGCGTCTGTCCCGGGCTGTAGGACGGCAGTCTATCCATGCGTCCCCCAGTTCCTTCATGGTGGTTGCATATAACTTGTGTAACCGCCAGGACTATTGCTTTAGGTTCTGCATGGGGTATGATGAATGGAGAGGGCCAGATTATATCCTTAAATAGCCGGTAGTGACACGTGAGGCCCGTCACCCGTCCTCGGGCAGACTGAGCAGCTGCTGTGAGGTGTCAGTGTTAGGAGCCACCATCCAGTTGGGGTTCGGAGTCTCCCTGCATTTCATTCCTATTTGCTCTTTTCTCATTAACATCCAGGCGCCTTCTGCGGTTCTACACAAAGCTTATCTGTGCAACCGCCAGTGTTTACTATAGGGCACGGGTAAATGGACAATACAGATAGTACAGCGGTTTCTATTATTACTCTTTATATAATGCAAACATTATTTGCAAGGAGGGGATCGTGTTGCTAATAAGATATAGAGCCGTGGCCaggtgagcttacactctaaaatATGCTGAGAAACACGGGTAGATAAGGTCATGGAGTagtgacaatgcaccaggtagatttTTTTGAGGTCCCGAATCCCAAAAGATCCTTATTGTTCCTTTTTCCACATAATTTCTGGCTCTTGGCGAGTTCGTTATCACATTCGCTCTGTACCAGGGTATCGTATCATTATTaacggggttattcagagttgttagcgaacaaacaataaaaaattagcaattgtgcaaaacaatgtgcactgcaggtggggcagttgtaacatgtgcagagagcgttagatttgggtggggtgtgttcaaactgaaatctaaattgcagtgtaaaaataaagcagccagtatttaccctgcacagaaacaatataacccacccaaatctaactctctgcacatgttacatctgccccccccccccccacagtgcagcatggttttgcccaatcgctAACTTTTGTTGTTTGCCAACAACTCAATAACCCCATAGGTGCGCACGCTAAACGCCATTAATAATCATCTGCTTGTGTTTCTTTTGCAGAGCTGTAACTTGTAAATACTGTtatttgtatatactgtaaatgATGACCTCGGTGACGGCAAACCGCGCCCGGGGCAACTGGGAACAGACGCAGACACAAAATCAGACACAGCACAAGCAGCGGCCACAGGTACGGGAACGCGGTGGCAAGTAAGTCAGGCGCGGTAGGAAGTGACCGGTGCTCACGCTGTTTGTCTGTCGTCCTAGGCAACTGCTGAGCAGATCAGACTGGCACAGATGATCTCCGATCAGAATGACGCCGACTTCGAAGAGAAAGTTAAGCAGGTGAGCAAGTGCCCTTTCGTATATCTACGGTCTCATCCCGCGCCCTGACAGGCGCACATTTCACGAGGGTCGCGGTATAAGGTGATATAGAATCGTGGCTGCTCTCCGTCGCTGAGTGGTGTTCTCTCTCTGCAGCTGATTGACATCACAGGAAAGAATCAGGACGAGTGTGTGATAGCGTTACACGACTGTAACGGGGACGTCAACCGAGCCATCAATGTCTTGTTAGAAGGGAACCCAGACACCGTAAGTGCCAGCCCTAATATGGCGCACATCAGCTGttgtatgtgtgtataaatatattatatactatattagAGCTATGCTATGAAGTTAGAAGAGGATGTCCCAAAAAGAAAAACCTAATTGGGGGTGATCTGCGGAGGCGCAACCCTTGATGGTGTCGACAACCGTCCTGTTTTCCTAGAAAACCATTCTACACTTGctcagtgcacactgccatatttttgTGAAGAATAAAATAGAGAATAAAATTGGCTGGTGATAGACATGATGTAATCGTGGCCGCGGCGTGCGCTCGTCACACCGTATTAGGTGTGATGTGCACTTCACAGTTGCGATGTCGTGACAGACCGCAAAGAGAGGAGGACCAGGAACAAAGCGGGAAGTATACAGGCACAGAGCAGGGCCGGCTGAGGTTACTCAGCAGAGGTCAGGTCCATAAAGCATCTCCGTATAGACGGCGCAGTCCTGCCCGCTGAGGTCATTCTGGCCACTCCCTCTCATAAGCCCGTTTCTAACACTTTCTCATGTTCAAGTATATCTTACATAGCATTGTAAAATGAATCCTATCTCTACCCTGTATTTCAATTGGGGGAAACTCAGAACGCCACCATTTTGTTATAGGAAAATGAGGAAGTGGTGAAGATGAAGTAGATTACAGCTGACAGCGTGGTGCTTCCTGTGTAATCGGTAGAACGCAGCTGTAGCCTGGCAGCCCTCCGACAGCAGTAAAGGCCCAGAGGGGGTGGACTTGCGTCCTGTATTCAGCTTCTTCCATAAATCCTCCATGTGGTCGCTTGTTCCAGAGCAGATCTCTCTGGCGACAAGTCTTTTTCCTTCAGAATTAGGCTGCCACACAAGCTGCCCCTCCCCACAGGACAGAATTAATTACCGGCCACCTGCTAATGGAGCTAGGTCTCATTCTCAGGAGCCAATGATAATAGACattggggggaaattcaattgacTCTCTCTGCGTCCGCCACTAGATGGTGACATGCTGAGCTGCGGGGGAACATTTCAGCAAGTAGCCCCCCATGTTGGCAAGCTGAAATGTGAGAATAGTGACCCATTTAAGCGCCCAACGGTACTCGATCGCGCCTATTTAgtagggtttagctgctttacacggctaaacctgacATTAATGGGCGTGATAACTGGTAGCAATTGAGTATCTCCCCTGCGGTCTCCCATCACTTTAGGTGGGAGTTTGGGCGGCGCTAACAATTGAATATCATttattgggcgggattcaaatcttctctGCCCCCTTTCGCCCCCATCGCACTCGCCGGCAGTATTCAAAGCTtactgccgatgggtgcgatattagcatttcagctcgccacccccaggggtggctagctgaaatgcgtgaaaagtgacccgtttggacgcctAAATGggacttttcatgatcgcgcctatgtctttagtcgggtttagctgctttacgcgactAAACCCGTCTCATGGGCGCGATCAGTGCTAaaacgggggtcattagaatatcgccccacgatctctcgtcactttagacgggagatcgggggcaatgGAAGATTTGAATCCCGCTAATGGAGCATATATATGGGTGAAGTTGCCCAGGACTCAAGGTTTTCGGAATAATTGGCTTTAAGGGGTTCTGCTCCCCGGTGGTTTGCATCTGCAGAGCAGGAATTTCCCGTGGGCAGTGACCCTGGGGTACACACAGATGCTGCTTATTACCCGTGTAGGGTCATCTTGCGGCGTTGCTGGTTTTCTGAATTTATGTAAAATGCGTCCGTTTTTTGCTAGAATTCTGTTCTTGCCCACAGCACTCATGGGAGATGGTGGGTAAGAAGAAAGGGGTTTCTGGACAGAAGGAGGCCGGACAAGCGGAGCCCAGCGAGGACACCCGGGAGAACAGAGATAGAGACTTTAGCCGCAGGCGAGGTGGAGCCACTCGGAGGGTCCGAGGGGGCAGCCGCGGGAGAGAGTGTAAGTCAATGCAACGACCTGTACAAGATCTGGTGCACAGTTTAGAGCCTGACAAAGCTGCTGTTCCTCCGTTCAGTCTGCTTTTGTTTTTACACCGCATTCTCCTCCCGTGTGGTGATTCACAGACCCACGGCGTTCAGATGCCCATGTCCCCTGCTGtgctctgcccaccatctgccgcCATCCCATAAACGCTAAACAGAGTCTGTATTTCTAATCGTCACCTTTGGCTTCTTTCTTTTCCAGTTCGGGCGCAGGAAAACGGTTTGGAAGGATGTAAGAGTGGTGGCTCTTCCGGCAGAGGCACAGAGAGGGGGCGCAGAGGGCGTGGGAGAGGCAGAGGTAAGGCGGTCTCTGATTTGCGGACACTCTGGTTGTGCTTGCAGTTGAGTGGTAGAATACGTCATGGTGTCTGTAACTAGTGATGTGGGCTTAGCAGCTCAGCCTACAGGCCGTGTGTTAGATTCTCTGATTGCTTTGATGTCTGATACTAGTGGGGGCTGTGGGAGTTTGACTTTGTTCCTCTTGACCATCAGGGGGCTCAGGAAGAAGAGGTGGACGTTTCTCAGCACAGGGTATGGGGTACGTACATGCTCTTACTATACCTATATACCGGTGGGTGTGTTCCTCGGAACCTTCCCTTTACCTTGTGCCCTCTGTTCCAGGACCTTTAACCCCGCAGACTACGCTGAACCTTCCAGCGGTGAAGACCATTACGGCAACAGCAGCACATGGAACAACGCTGCTAGCTTCGAGCCTGATGATGGAACAagtaggtccccccccccccccccccctctgcatccTACCACGAACCCACCTATCCGATGTGTGCTGAATGTGCCCAGATGGCTAGTAcatgtctcctcccccccccccccccttccccctcgttATAAGTGGCTGCCATTAACCCTCTACCCCTCCTTCCTTATGCGTGGTGTTCAGTTCCTCGCCCTTCTGTGTCGGTTAGAGAGTGTGCCAGCTGCGAGGGGTTGCATTGGGGCTGGCCAAGTATCGGCGAGGGTATATGGTTGGGGGAGGCTGGTCAGAACAGGTTCAGCGTCCATTATGTCGCTTGGGGTTGCCGCTGTTCCTGAGCATATATAAACTTGGGAATTATGAGGAGTTTCGGGAACAACCTGCACTTTAACTCAGTCTGactttcttattttttgttttcccTTTTTGTTTCAGGACTTGATTACATTGGGGGTGAGGGGTCAAATTATCCCCGAAAATATTCCACTGCTCCTGGTATGAAACATCCAGGTGCTCAGATGGCCCCTGATAACCTTTGTACTTCTGTCTGATTGTTGTGTACAGCTAACCCCTGGCTTGAGAGGTCacgcgggggagggggggtggagacACGGCACCAGCACCCAGAACTGATGGTAAAGGTACACGGGAGGGACTTGTAGTTCATGAGTGGACCTTAGGAGTCTGCGTGTAGAGAGTGCTGACAGTCATGGAGCGTGGGCATCCTAGACTGGAAACGCGGCTGCGTTGGCTTTATTACATCTGACGCCTTCATTGAAAGGAGGGAAGTATGCTCATTCTGGTCCCCCAGCTGCTACGCACCGCAGCGCTGCTCCTGTCCAGCCTACGTGtctgctcctaaatagacaaactgcTTTATATTATTCCAGCTTGTAACGTATTATATTGTGTGATCTGTTACAGATGTCTAATTGCTGTGCAGAGATCTAGTTGATCTGGTATCGGCCTGCCAGAATTGCATTATAGTAGCTGCTTCACAGTCCGCAGTAGAGGGCTATTACACCTAAAATACAAGATGCCTTCTATAGACAATCTAATAACGTACTGTACTATGAGCTTATCTGTGGGAGCGGAGACCATAGGATTAGACTGGGAGTCTGACTGACACCAGAGAGCAGTGACGGAAGTGTCGCGACCGCTTTATACTGGGTCTGCAGTAACTTGTATATTACGTTTAGTATCCATTTACAATCTATATAGATATCGCGGAATGTTTATTATTTGACTTTCTGACGAAGCTATGACCTCTGACCTATATATGGGCGACTACCCGCAGAGGTGATGTTACCTGGATGGGGCTCTGTGGCCTGTCGTGATAGGAAGCCCTGCAGAATGTTGTGTACTGCCGGGGACCTGTGATGTGGCGATACGTAGTCCTGGGGTCACGCATGTCAGCTAACCCCTATAGCAGCGACCAGTACTGCAGTTCTGTAATGGTTATATGCGGGTCTTATGCTATACGGTTTGTTAATGTGTGTGATCCTCAGAAGATCTGATAATTACTGGCCATGGCCACCAGCCATAGTGTGGTCGGGCCCCCCTGTAACGCCCTGTGCTCCATCTTGTCTGCCAGGTGCCTGGAGGACGGCCACAGAAGAGTGGGGGACGGAGGACTGGAATGAGGATGTAGGTATCACGGAGGTGATCGTGACTCTGTACTGTCCCTGTATGGCGGAAGTCTCGTGTGTACCGGTGACACCGGGAGCTCACCACCTTGTTCTTATCTACTCCGTATATATTTACAGCTTTCTGAAACCAAGATCTTCACAGCTTCCAGCGTGTCATCCGTGCCCGTCGTCTCTGAGAGTGTGACGATCACTGCGGGGCAAAGGTGTGTATGGGACCCGGCCGCCCCCTCGTCCCTCCACAGCTGCTGTATGAGACTTGGTATCATTCTGTTCTCACTCTCCGCAGGATTGACCTGGCGGTCTTATTGGGAAAGAGTCCTTCAACCCTAGAGAGTGACTCCACCAACCAGGACTCCTCGCAGAACCCCACCTTGTCCCAACCACTGGTCTTCAGCAACTCCAAACAGGGCACCCTCTCCCAGACTGGTCATGGCACTTCCTTCTCCCACCACAGCGTGGTAGGTTGCGGAAACCAATATTCTGAATATATCTTCTAATTTAATCCATGTGAAATGGGTAATTATGTAATCCTTATTATCTGTTACATTCGTAGACTTAATATGTGCGTTCCTGGGGTATTACTGCTCCCGGTGGCATGCCAGTAGACCCTTCCTGGCGGTATCAGTCGCCACTAAGGGGGGACAGCGCATGCAATATTAACTGTTCCCGCCCTGACTGTTGGTCCATTCTACTGGCTGATGGATCTGTGTGCGGGAACTACAAAACAACCATGGTCTTCCGTCCCACCACCCTCCCTAGCAAAATCCCTAGTAAAGGCAAATCTTTTACAGGTCGGCATGTTGAGTAAGGGGTTTGGTGACGGGGAGCCTAAGGGCGGCAGCACCACCGGATCGCAATTCCTGGAGCAGTTTAAGACGGCGCAGGCACTGGCCCATCTTGCCGTTCAGCATTCGCAGTCTGACTCCTCCAGTAGCACCACGTGGGACATGGGCTCCACTTCGCAGCCGCCTTCCCTGGGGCAGTTTGGTAAGTTCTTCTAAGACCGTTTATTCTTTTATCCGCCTTTTGGTTGTCCTGCTCTGTGGGTGACATTGAGTGTTGATGACCCTCGTATGCATGATTATTGCACTGTACCTTCTCCCCATAATCTCCATCCTCTTCACCCTGAGCGCTGCCAGGTCCCGTTGCACAGGCCAGAGCAGGGGGTGGGGGATTCTAGATACTGTAGGTGGCTGAGAGACTCTTGACCATCTCCCCAGAGCTGAAGAGCCCGTCCGACCCATTCGCCAAGCACCAGAGTTTTCCTCAGACGTCCACCATGATAGATGTGTACCTACAGGAGAAAGCGCCTGTGGCAAGTGCGCCGTCTGCTGTGCCCGTTTGCCCATCCCCACCCTCGTCTGGCAAAGCCAGCCATCCCACCCAGATGTCACCCGTGTCGTCCGAGAATCAGTCGGGAAGTCCTCAGCCGGCTCATCAGAAGATGAAGGCTCAGAAGAAGAAGGCATCGCTCACATCCAAGGTAACTGGTGACTTTTATCATTATGGCCTGGTGGTGGCGCTGTTGCTGCTGGCCTGCTGCAGTGATGCTTTCAGTGCTGTGAGGTTTGCAGGGGCCTGTGTTTCTCACTCTGTGTTCTGCCTCCAGATTCCAGCGCTGGCCGTGGAGATGCCAGGGacggctgacatcgctgggctgaatctGCAGTTTGGGGCCTTGCAGTTTGGCTCTGAGCCGGTCCTCCAGGAGTATGAACCCTCTCCAACAACGAATGCAGCTGTGAGCCAGTCTCAGAACAGCCTGTACACCAGCCCGGCCAGGTAGGCTCCCATAAAACCATCGACCGCCAACTTCTCTGTATAACTCTGTGCTGCTTCCCTACCATCCCCAGCAGTGAAAGGGTGCCTTGTTACAAGACGGTCTGTTCAGCCTGGGAATACTCGGTGGAGACGGAGAATAAACTATGGCTAAATGTTGGGTAGATGTCTACGTTGTAGTGGCTGATCATTTGCTGGTTCAGACTTCTCTCCCTATGCCTGTGTCCCGTTCCTCTCCTGCTGCACAACAGTAGACCCTTTCTAGCTTCATCTATAGCCACAAAGGGGGGACAGTTTGTGCCACAGTAACACGCCGCTCGTGAACGATACCGCAGATGTTTGTGGTTCTTCCTGACGAGCGCACATGTTCTAGAGCGGGTGACGTCACGGGAGCTCGCGTCTAAACGTCTCTTGTTTCCCCGCAGCGACATGTCCAGTAACTCGGTCAGCAGCCAGAGCCCGGAGGCTGCGTATCCAGGAAGCGGCATCCCGGCGGCAACCTTTACCTCACAGGTCAACTCTCAGGGCCCCATGTATGAGCAGAGGTCCACTCAGACCCGGCGCTACCCTCTCTCTTCCTCCACCTCGTCTCCACAGAAGGATCTCAGCCAGCCCAAGGTACTGCCAGTCTGCGAGACGTACACCTACGCTGGTCTTGTAGAGAATCCATAGCGCATGTGCCACCTCTATCGCCTGTGACATAGCGGTGCTTTTACAAACCGCTGGTTTTAttgcctttaaaaaaataaataaaaaattgctgctttaaatccagCAAATACGCAGAATATCTGCGGTTTGCAATGGTCTCCTAATGACGGTGCCTTTCCTAACGGTGTCTACTCTCCTTTACAGAACAGCTTCAACTCCACACAAACTTCCACAATGCAGGCTCCTGTATCAGGAGAAGGTAAGTCTGTGTCCAGCCGCTTCCTTGGCTCACCAGGTGATGGCGCCGGCACACCCGTAGACCCTTTCTGACTGCCTGTAGCCTTTAaggggggacagtgtgtgctaCACTAACCAGACGGTCTGAAAAAGAATTGGACTTCTACGTGGTCTGATGATTGTGACACATCTGTACAGCGTTTCAGTTTTCTTCCCTGTGCAAGTTTAAGGTCTGAGAAAATCTGATTTGGTTTTCCAGTTTGCATTAGCCCATTCCGTGGCTTAATTAGGAAGCCATGCCTCATGAATAACCACGCCATCGTACGGGTGCTGGGG encodes the following:
- the UBAP2L gene encoding ubiquitin-associated protein 2-like isoform X1; amino-acid sequence: MMTSVTANRARGNWEQTQTQNQTQHKQRPQATAEQIRLAQMISDQNDADFEEKVKQLIDITGKNQDECVIALHDCNGDVNRAINVLLEGNPDTHSWEMVGKKKGVSGQKEAGQAEPSEDTRENRDRDFSRRRGGATRRVRGGSRGREFRAQENGLEGCKSGGSSGRGTERGRRGRGRGRGGSGRRGGRFSAQGMGTFNPADYAEPSSGEDHYGNSSTWNNAASFEPDDGTRLDYIGGEGSNYPRKYSTAPGMKHPGAWRTATEEWGTEDWNEDLSETKIFTASSVSSVPVVSESVTITAGQRIDLAVLLGKSPSTLESDSTNQDSSQNPTLSQPLVFSNSKQGTLSQTGHGTSFSHHSVVGMLSKGFGDGEPKGGSTTGSQFLEQFKTAQALAHLAVQHSQSDSSSSTTWDMGSTSQPPSLGQFELKSPSDPFAKHQSFPQTSTMIDVYLQEKAPVASAPSAVPVCPSPPSSGKASHPTQMSPVSSENQSGSPQPAHQKMKAQKKKASLTSKIPALAVEMPGTADIAGLNLQFGALQFGSEPVLQEYEPSPTTNAAVSQSQNSLYTSPASDMSSNSVSSQSPEAAYPGSGIPAATFTSQVNSQGPMYEQRSTQTRRYPLSSSTSSPQKDLSQPKNSFNSTQTSTMQAPVSGEAPTIKADSASVASIASLSDPVSASSLLATAGPHSSQLSGMSHVEEMPNPAVSIQLSSTLPSQHQAPVSSTMRTSASTPMHTSVESDPSLHSSVPTFSMASSAIPSAPPPSANLNVGSLGLGLSTSSTLAPSTRNSIATTSGKAPPNLPPGVAPLLPNPYIMAPGLLHAYPPQVYGYDDLQMLQTRFPLDYYSIPFPTPSTQLTGRDASLSSNPYSGDLSKFGRADASSPAPATTLPQPQQSQNQGHHTTQQTFLNPALPPGYSYTSLPYYPGVPGLPSTFQYGPAVFPVAPTASKQHGVNVGVNTSAGAFQQAPSYGSHAYSTGFEDLGQVSGVGDFCKGAYSGASPAQIKPAAACTNGPGAGVSVTSSNTGVPDISGSVYSKTQQSFEKQGFHTGTPATSFSLPSALASGGPINPATAAVYPPAPFMHILAPHQQPHSQILHHHHLQQDAQLPYLQILCYQLLHDEQTGSGQRTQGASMPQKSLASKSAYNSYSWGTN
- the UBAP2L gene encoding ubiquitin-associated protein 2-like isoform X5; its protein translation is MMTSVTANRARGNWEQTQTQNQTQHKQRPQATAEQIRLAQMISDQNDADFEEKVKQLIDITGKNQDECVIALHDCNGDVNRAINVLLEGNPDTHSWEMVGKKKGVSGQKEAGQAEPSEDTRENRDRDFSRRRGGATRRVRGGSRGREFRAQENGLEGCKSGGSSGRGTERGRRGRGRGRGGSGRRGGRFSAQGMGTFNPADYAEPSSGEDHYGNSSTWNNAASFEPDDGTRLDYIGGEGSNYPRKYSTAPGMKHPGAWRTATEEWGTEDWNEDLSETKIFTASSVSSVPVVSESVTITAGQRIDLAVLLGKSPSTLESDSTNQDSSQNPTLSQPLVFSNSKQGTLSQTGHGTSFSHHSVVGMLSKGFGDGEPKGGSTTGSQFLEQFKTAQALAHLAVQHSQSDSSSSTTWDMGSTSQPPSLGQFELKSPSDPFAKHQSFPQTSTMIDVYLQEKAPVASAPSAVPVCPSPPSSGKASHPTQMSPVSSENQSGSPQPAHQKMKAQKKKASLTSKIPALAVEMPGTADIAGLNLQFGALQFGSEPVLQEYEPSPTTNAAVSQSQNSLYTSPASDMSSNSVSSQSPEAAYPGSGIPAATFTSQVNSQGPMYEQRSTQTRRYPLSSSTSSPQKDLSQPKNSFNSTQTSTMQAPVSGEAPTIKADSASVASIASLSDPVSASSLLATAGPHSSQLSGMSHVEEMPNPAVSIQLSSTLPSQHQAPVSSTMRTSASTPMHTSVESDPSLHSSVPTFSMASSAIPSAPPPSANLNVGSLGLGLSTSSTLAPSTRNSIATTSGKAPPNLPPGVAPLLPNPYIMAPGLLHAYPPQVYGYDDLQMLQTRFPLDYYSIPFPTPSTQLTGRDASLSSNPYSGDLSKFGRADASSPAPATTLPQPQQSQNQGHHTTQQTFLNPALPPGYSYTSLPYYPGVPGLPSTFQYGPAVFPVAPTASKQHGVNVGVNTSAGAFQQAPSYGSHAYSTGVSVTSSNTGVPDISGSVYSKTQQSFEKQGFHTGTPATSFSLPSALASGGPINPATAAVYPPAPFMHILAPHQQPHSQILHHHHLQQDAQLPYLQILCYQLLHDEQTGSGQRTQGASMPQKSLASKSAYNSYSWGTN
- the UBAP2L gene encoding ubiquitin-associated protein 2-like isoform X8, which gives rise to MMTSVTANRARGNWEQTQTQNQTQHKQRPQATAEQIRLAQMISDQNDADFEEKVKQLIDITGKNQDECVIALHDCNGDVNRAINVLLEGNPDTHSWEMVGKKKGVSGQKEAGQAEPSEDTRENRDRDFSRRRGGATRRVRGGSRGREFRAQENGLEGCKSGGSSGRGTERGRRGRGRGRGGSGRRGGRFSAQGMGTFNPADYAEPSSGEDHYGNSSTWNNAASFEPDDGTRLDYIGGEGSNYPRKYSTAPGMKHPGAWRTATEEWGTEDWNEDLSETKIFTASSVSSVPVVSESVTITAGQRIDLAVLLGKSPSTLESDSTNQDSSQNPTLSQPLVFSNSKQGTLSQTGHGTSFSHHSVVGMLSKGFGDGEPKGGSTTGSQFLEQFKTAQALAHLAVQHSQSDSSSSTTWDMGSTSQPPSLGQFELKSPSDPFAKHQSFPQTSTMIDVYLQEKAPVASAPSAVPVCPSPPSSGKASHPTQMSPVSSENQSGSPQPAHQKMKAQKKKASLTSKIPALAVEMPGTADIAGLNLQFGALQFGSEPVLQEYEPSPTTNAAVSQSQNSLYTSPASDMSSNSVSSQSPEAAYPGSGIPAATFTSQVNSQGPMYEQRSTQTRRYPLSSSTSSPQKDLSQPKNSFNSTQTSTMQAPVSGEAPTIKADSASVASIASLSDPVSASSLLATAGPHSSQLSGMSHVEEMPNPAVSIQLSSTLPSQHQAPVSSTMRTSASTPMHTSVESDPSLHSSVPTFSMASSAIPSAPPPSANLNVGSLGLGLSTSSTLAPSTRNSIATTSGKAPPNLPPGVAPLLPNPYIMAPGLLHAYPPQVYGYDDLQMLQTRFPLDYYSIPFPTPSTQLTGRDASLSSNPYSGDLSKFGRADASSPAPATTLPQPQQSQNQGHHTTQQTFLNPALPPGYSYTSLPYYPGVPGLPSTFQYGPAVFPVAPTASKQHGVNVGVNTSAGAFQQAPSYGSHAYSTGFEDLGQVSGVGDFCKGAYSGASPAQIKPAAACTNGPGAAIVREAGFPHWYPGHVLQLALGAGKWGPNQPSHSSRLSPGSIHAHPGATSAAPLPDSSPPPPPAGCTAALFADFVLPAAAR
- the UBAP2L gene encoding ubiquitin-associated protein 2-like isoform X13 — encoded protein: MMTSVTANRARGNWEQTQTQNQTQHKQRPQATAEQIRLAQMISDQNDADFEEKVKQLIDITGKNQDECVIALHDCNGDVNRAINVLLEGNPDTHSWEMVGKKKGVSGQKEAGQAEPSEDTRENRDRDFSRRRGGATRRVRGGSRGREFRAQENGLEGCKSGGSSGRGTERGRRGRGRGRGGSGRRGGRFSAQGMGTFNPADYAEPSSGEDHYGNSSTWNNAASFEPDDGTSAWRTATEEWGTEDWNEDLSETKIFTASSVSSVPVVSESVTITAGQRIDLAVLLGKSPSTLESDSTNQDSSQNPTLSQPLVFSNSKQGTLSQTGHGTSFSHHSVVGMLSKGFGDGEPKGGSTTGSQFLEQFKTAQALAHLAVQHSQSDSSSSTTWDMGSTSQPPSLGQFELKSPSDPFAKHQSFPQTSTMIDVYLQEKAPVASAPSAVPVCPSPPSSGKASHPTQMSPVSSENQSGSPQPAHQKMKAQKKKASLTSKIPALAVEMPGTADIAGLNLQFGALQFGSEPVLQEYEPSPTTNAAVSQSQNSLYTSPASDMSSNSVSSQSPEAAYPGSGIPAATFTSQVNSQGPMYEQRSTQTRRYPLSSSTSSPQKDLSQPKNSFNSTQTSTMQAPVSGEAPTIKADSASVASIASLSDPVSASSLLATAGPHSSQLSGMSHVEEMPNPAVSIQLSSTLPSQHQAPVSSTMRTSASTPMHTSVESDPSLHSSVPTFSMASSAIPSAPPPSANLNVGSLGLGLSTSSTLAPSTRNSIATTSGKAPPNLPPGVAPLLPNPYIMAPGLLHAYPPQVYGYDDLQMLQTRFPLDYYSIPFPTPSTQLTGRDASLSSNPYSGDLSKFGRADASSPAPATTLPQPQQSQNQGHHTTQQTFLNPALPPGYSYTSLPYYPGVPGLPSTFQYGPAVFPVAPTASKQHGVNVGVNTSAGAFQQAPSYGSHAYSTGVSVTSSNTGVPDISGSVYSKTQQSFEKQGFHTGTPATSFSLPSALASGGPINPATAAVYPPAPFMHILAPHQQPHSQILHHHHLQQDAQTGSGQRTQGASMPQKSLASKSAYNSYSWGTN